The DNA region TGCACTTCAAAATTTCTACTAATTTTTTTCCTCCAAATTGCTATAAACGAAAAAGTAGAAGATTTTTTTAGATTTTATACCTCGGTTACTTTACTCGAAATTGACATGTTAAATTTAAGCATTTTGGTAGTGCAAATTTTAATTTGCACAGAATTTGCACACATTTTGGTGCTGGTTGTACAAGGTCGATCTCCGAAAATTCGACCCTTTCAGATTATTGCAAAACGTTGGTTAATCTTGAGAATTTATTAACAATAAGCTTGAAGGGCAGTATTGGAAAAAGGAACTTGCTATAAGTTTTACTAAGGAATCATGATTTTGAAATATAATCCAATAGCTTTATCAATGAATTGTTTCAGCTAATTTTGTATTATCAAGATACGATCGTTTTTTGATAAAAATTTTATTAAGAAAACTTTTAACTAATGGGCTTTTTGGAAAAACCAGAGTAGATTGACCCCGTCTCACCGGAAATAAATTTGTTATAAATGATTGGTTGCCATTTTGGTATTGAATTGGCGGAAAGGGGTTAAATCAATTGGTTTGTCCAGTCAGGAAGACAAACCGGATATATCCTTGTCTTAATGATAATTGCCCATCCCTGCATAGTTATAGTTGAACAACCCAACACTTATAGCAGCTTCGTCGCCAAACCCTTTTTTATTGATGAACTGATCAGATAGGTTGCTCCAGATGTCGAGGTTAATTAAGTACCGAGATAAATTATTATAATCACTTCGGAAACATAACCTAATTCGGTACACTGTTCAGAAAGCTCCGAAGACGACCGAACCATTGGTGGACTTGAGAGTTTTGTTATCGAAGATAAAAGCTGGAAGATTAAAGATTGAATCTGACTCAGGATTTTCATTTCAGCAAATTTTTTTTATTTTTCCCAATTCAACAGAAAATAGAGTAAAGAAACCTTTTGGTAACTATTAAATTAGCTCAGAAGAGACCAACCTAAGTTAACTTTCCAAAGTGGATAAATACTTATGAATCGGAGGCAAAAGTTGAGAAACGGATTGGAATGTTGAATACCCTTTTTTAAATTGGGTTATAATATTCTGAAGCTTAAATAGGTTAACAACTAAGTAATTAGATTATGGGTGATGGCGTAATGAACCAAAACAGCACTATTTCTGGAGTTGCTTTTGTCGATAAGGCTCTGACGGTGTCCCTCAACGGTTCTTTTGCTCAAAAAGATCTTATCTGCGATTTCCTGATTGGTAAATCCCTTAGCTATAAGGTCCAGAATTTCGATTTCCCTGTCAGTAAACTCCGGGAATTCGGCAGAATCAATCCCATTATTTTCGACTTCCTGATATTTCAACGGAATCATTTTTTCTACCGATTCAGAGCAAAGAAACTTTTTGCCCTGTCCAACAGACCTCAGGGCGTAGATCAGCTCATGTGGTTCTGCAGATTTGGTGAGGTATGCAAGGCAACCTGCAATAAAGCATTTTTTTATCTGCCGCTCCGAATCCAGCATTGATAAGGCAACAGTTCTTATATCAGGATGTGTAAGTCTTATTTGATTGAACAATTCAAATCCATCGAGCTCCGGCATATTTACATCTGAAAGAATAATATCAGCTGTTTTGCCGGATGAAAGAAAATCAAGGACCTGTTGTCCATTGGACGCTTCGGCAACCACCTCCATGTCATCCTGCTCATCGATCAGCCTTTTGATTCCATGCCTTACCACCGCATGGTCCTCTGCAAGAATAATTTTAAGGTTTTTCATCTTTTCTGTTTTACTATTTGAATGCATCTGAAGTGCCTAATTAACAACTGATTTTTTCACAAACCGTACAAATACAAGCTGAAATATACAGTTATTCTAGTTGTAATCTGCTATTTATTAGTTAATGCGTACCCGCTCATAAAACTTTACGTAGTTGCCAACAAAATACACCCCTTGATAGGAAAATGTGTTGCTGCAAGTCTATCTAACTGGCCTAAAAAAAGAAACATATTAAAAATCCCTTAAATCAGCTTCCTCAAGGCTTATTTAAATAAGTATTAAAATATTCCATACTCAAATTTCCATTGCCTGATACGGGAAATGAACTTAGCTATTTCACCGTGTATGTACTTGAACTATTTTTGTAAAAATAAATTGAATGGCAAGAATCTTAGTGCTTGAAAATGATGTGGGTAATGCAGAAGTCATTGAACTGATTTTGCGCGAAGAGCGGCATGAAGTGCTGAACATACAATGCACGAATCTACTTGCCGGAGCAATCGATAAATTTTTACCACAGCTCATTATCATGGATATTTTGTTGGACAATGCTGATGGACGCGTGCTTTGCAACAATTTAAAATCAGACAGTAAGACCAGTCAAATACCCATCTTACTTATTACAGCGATGATGGAATCACATGCACTATTAATTACTTCCCGGGCAGACTGCCTTATGCTAAAGCCATTTGACTATAGCCTGCTGACCAGAAAAGTTAATGAAATGATAAATTAAAATGAAATTTGAAACCATGATAAAGCCAAATATTCCAATAGCCAGATGTCTCATTGTCGACGCTGATTGCTTTGCTGCAAATAAGGTGGAAAAGTGCTTGGTCGCTCTGCCTTGGATTAGATTGCTTGGGATTGTTTCTGATGCCGGTGGAGCAAGGGCAGTTTTATCGGAAAACCAGTCCCTGGATGTTATTT from Pedobacter endophyticus includes:
- a CDS encoding response regulator — encoded protein: MARILVLENDVGNAEVIELILREERHEVLNIQCTNLLAGAIDKFLPQLIIMDILLDNADGRVLCNNLKSDSKTSQIPILLITAMMESHALLITSRADCLMLKPFDYSLLTRKVNEMIN
- a CDS encoding response regulator transcription factor, with the protein product MKNLKIILAEDHAVVRHGIKRLIDEQDDMEVVAEASNGQQVLDFLSSGKTADIILSDVNMPELDGFELFNQIRLTHPDIRTVALSMLDSERQIKKCFIAGCLAYLTKSAEPHELIYALRSVGQGKKFLCSESVEKMIPLKYQEVENNGIDSAEFPEFTDREIEILDLIAKGFTNQEIADKIFLSKRTVEGHRQSLIDKSNSRNSAVLVHYAITHNLIT